A window of Candidatus Omnitrophota bacterium genomic DNA:
TGATATCCGCGCTTTTAGAGGCCTCCAATGCCGGGACAGGCTCAAACCCGTCTTTTTCAGCCTGCTGATAATTGGGTGTTTTCTCCAGCTCTCCTATTGTTACATTAAGACCGCTATCCCTCAAGTTTAAACCCTGGGCCCTTCCCTGAATGCCGTATCCGATTATGGCTATCTTTTTGTCTTTAAGAACATCTAAATTGGCATCCTTGTCATAGTAGATTTTAGCCACCTCAACCTCCTTATTATATTGCCAAATTGCTAAACTGTTAAATTGCTTTTCAATTTAACCATTTAACAATTTAACAATTATTTTTTATAGTTACTTCTTTTTTTCTGGATATAGCTATCTGGCCGGTCCTGACAATTTCCCTTAACCCAAAAGAAGATAATAGCTTTATTATTGCTTCTATCTTACTCCGCTCGCCGCTAGCCTCTACGGTCAAGGTCCGGGGACTGACATCAACTATCCGGCCTTTAAAGGTATCCACAATCTGGATTATTTCGGGCCGGTTCTGGCTGGTTATATTGACCTTTATCAAAATCAATTCCCGGTCAATATAGTCTTGTTCGGTGATATCCTGCACCCTGATAACGTCAATCAAGCGGTAAAGCTGTTTAATAATCTGTTCTAACGTCCGTTCATCACCTTCGGTAACAATGGTCATCCG
This region includes:
- the ilvN gene encoding acetolactate synthase small subunit gives rise to the protein MKHVISALVENKSGVLARVSGMFSARGFNIDSLAVGKTDDPAVSRMTIVTEGDERTLEQIIKQLYRLIDVIRVQDITEQDYIDRELILIKVNITSQNRPEIIQIVDTFKGRIVDVSPRTLTVEASGERSKIEAIIKLLSSFGLREIVRTGQIAISRKKEVTIKNNC